DNA from Phragmites australis chromosome 16, lpPhrAust1.1, whole genome shotgun sequence:
GTTAGAATTACACTACACACATACCTTGTGCGACTGACGTTGTTCTATACAACATCGCAGTCTGCATTGCTCCATTATGTTCTTTTTCCTTCTGAAATAATTAACATCCCGTTTGATCATCATACACGCTGACCTTTCATAACTCTACAGATTTTGAAGACATGAGCTGCGAAATGATATATGGTCAGGTACCACCTCCCTTGGAAGATGATCCGGTGTCAAAGCAACCTTGCTACCCCAACCTCTGTGAGTCTGCCTAAATTTGCCAGCATCTCAGCCTGAACTCAAGCAATGTACTTGCACTAGCCGTAGTGTTTGCCGCAAACCggttatgttttttttctttccttttgcaGGTTCCATGTCGACGCCATCTGCACCAGTCTGTCCCAAACTTCAGAATTAGACAAGGAATTTTATCGCTGAGTTCAGTTCAGATCTGCGAAGGCTGGATCAAACGAAGTTGATACTTCATCGTCCATACTAGGTAAGAACCGGCTTCTGCAGACACCATTGCCCTTGTTCTTGATGTGGATGACTATGATAATCTGATTCGTTTTGTTAAGTTTACTTGCAGGCTGGCCAGTCAAATTCTGAACCTTCATCATTTGGCgtgatttttaattaatttggcGTATGGAAAATAGGTACATCAAATCGTAAATAATAACCTAGCTGAGGAACGGTTGCACAAAAACATTGGATTGGTCCAGCAATAACAATTTTATACGGAATGTACATAATGTAGTTTTTATTGAAAGAAGTTGTTATGCTAATAAGTTATTTATGTAAAGATCCACCATGGTCTCGATCCAAAATGGGAGTCAAGTTAAAATTTCCTGTTCCTGTTTACGTGCTGTCGCTTTGCTTCACGCTTGCAGTTTTGTCTTTTTTACGTGCACAGTTTTCCTTTTTCACGTAGCCATCACAGTGTTGtggatttcatcaatttttgaGCATAACCTTTTTTGAAGCAATTCGAGTATATCCTCATGCTGAAAGTAACATGTTTATTGGAAAATAAAGATGGAATAAATGGAAAGATAAGAGCTACTTTTCACCAGATTTTTCTTATGAGTTACGTAAATATACGCCACTGCAAAGTATAATTGTCGGTTTTGAGATATGCAAGTTGTAAAGTTTAATATTTATATGTGATTTCCTTCAATAATCCTCTACATAGACAATTTGTGAATCTTAAAGCAAAAGTTGCTAGTAATACTTCTGGGCAAATTCTGGTATAATACCGGCTTTCACTCAGCTCTTTGTCGTTCACCCGTTTGTAGTTCTTTACGGCCATTCCCCAAGCTACTTGGGAGTGGATTCTGTGGCTGCTTCTCCTGTCTCTGCATTGTCGGATTGGTTACATGAACGATCGTTGATGACATGCCTGATCTGCGAACACCTGTTTCGGGCTCAGAAACGTATGACGAGACAAGCACCGTTCAGAGCAGGGTCTTCCTCAAAGTCCAACCCCATGTGCAATCTTCTCTTGCACCTCGGGCAAACCAGAAGTTGGCCTTCAAATTCCTCCTGTTTCAGTTGCTCTGCAAGCTCCTCAACGTATATTGCAACGCCGCCTGATAACTCGTCAAGCTGTCTCATATGCCGGAGGATCGGAGGTGGCTACATGGCAAGATCCTGACCACCTGCTTGGGGTTCTTGGCGTGCGGCAACGATGGATGTCGCGGGATGCCGGTGGACAACCAGAACGGTGCGGGGACAAGTTTGGACCAGAAAATCGGCAGCGCACGAGGTGAGCAGCACCTGGGGAGGCCAGTCGCCGACGAGGAGCTGTTGAACTAGAAGCGGCCGGGATTTACTTTctctgatttaaattttttataaggAGTGATTTTTCGGAGAAAATGATTCTGTTGCTAAAAATGATTGTCTAAAGtaaaatatatagagaaaataattctttatgagaagtgaattaaaaaaaactgttttttaAGATCTTAACTCGAACTTATTTTAAAGAACTATTCTCGTAAATTTCACTCAGAGAATTAAAAACTGAAAACTACTGTTTATCAAACCCCCCCCTCTCTCATTCTAACCAAAAAGATGTTCTAGAAGGTCTGATAAACATACCCTTAGTTTTCAGCACTTTGGCTGTCCAGCAATCGTATTTTATGTTGGCCCTCACAGAgtcaaaagaaagaagagagtaCAGTACCGTTCTAGGATTCTCTGCCGTCACTCATGGAGGCATGCAGCAGCAGGCCTTCAAGGCTTTATAGCTACTGCCACTGCTGCACTGATGCATGCTGCCAGTCAGTTTTGACAGGTCTTGTCTTATTTCCTTACCTCACCTCACCGGGTCATGTTACAGTATGacatagagagagaaagagcatTGCGCGTTGCGCCGCGCCCCGTGATTTGTTTGGATAGGAGGAAAGATGCGCGCTCGCAGGGTGGCAAGATACGAACAAATTTTACGGCATAGGAGTACTACAAGGAAATGTGTGTATATGCCTCGAGCTCTGTTTTTCATAGCAGAATACTAGAGTACAGTAGCTTGCTGCTACTCCTTTTTCGTctatttttactgtagcaattttgatCTGACGATTTTTTCTAATAGAATTTATGAATACTTAAAAGTATCTAATACTAATAAAGTACATTTTACGATGAATCTAATGATACGaaagttttaaatatttataaatttttcgtaaaaaaaatataaggtcaaaattattatagtaaaaaattgatgataaataaaaaaaacgaAGGTAGTACAATGCTGCTACTCGACTGCCttccactgctgctgctgctgggtaaAGAACAAAAAGCAATGCTAGTACGCCTTTTTTATTTGACGTGGGTTACTAGACATGCAAGCAAGTCAGAGGCAACCCCAAAGCTGCCTCAATGTACAAGAAAGAGAGGGGGCATCCATCAATCACTCCATGGAGACTAGACAGAGGGCCGAGCCGCAGAGGCCTTGGAGATCGGAGAGAAGAAACAAGTACTGAGAAAACTGGAGTACTCCTCCGCTCGTACTGAGAAACAAGTGACTGTCAAGTGCAATTTGCAAATGCCTGTGCCTGCTTTCGCTTTGCTTCCCTGCGTGCTGCTTTGAAAAAGCGACCGGCCGGTCGCCGAGGGCCTAGCTACGAGCTAGCATCCTACGCTGTACCTCCACTGCCTTTGCCTTTCTGGAGGGAGTAGGAGTACGGCTGGGGTTCAGGCCGGCCAAGAACATGGAAAAAGCTGCAGGAATTAGGCAGCTAGGCCGACTCCAGCGGACTCCTTTCGCAGCAGCAAACGTCAGTTAGGCCGACTACGGCTGGGTTAGAGAGGACAAGGGTAAAGAAATATTGAAATAAGGTAACagttgaaaatagaaaaaataaagattactgtaataatattaaaaaaaactataataatattatagatattgaattgttaaaatatatactaaagatgacagtagagcagcTCTAATAGAAATCTTATTGATACTGTAGCATCAGATACACTGCTAGGCAAACGGCTCTAGCAGGAGCCATATCTTCTGTCAGGACACGCAGGACGATCAGAGTAGGATAGGCATGTCTATTCAACGTTATGATGTGTTAGGGGTGGTTGGCTCCATCATGTGTAGGTCTGCtgcagggtttggtatggtctGATTGTTTGTGCATCTTTTCTCTGGTATATAAAGTGGTTGAGATCGTGTTTGTAAAGAGAAGGGGacattctgtaacaagttcactTATTTTTATAACACAATACATATGTCGTAATGCTATTATCCTACGGGAGGGCTAAACCTAGATAAACctcagtgttcttgagttcagGTTGATACACGCGTATAGGAAACACAGATCAACGCACACATCGTCCGGTATACCTCGGATTATTATCAGGAATCACCCCCGACAGTCATGGTATTGTATTAAAAGTGATTCTTTGCCTTAAGGTAAATAATCAATCCACTAAAAATAAAGTTCTTTATGCTGAATTGCCATCATGCTTGtgttaaataaatttattatctCACAACTTGTTATTAAAGCTGTAGGATATTTATATACAACTGAATCTAAGTATGTATTTGGATGCGGATTCATGTTCGAACAATCTGATTCGTATTCGCATTCAGGATATTTGGATTcatattcgtattcgtattaaaatatagatagcTATGTAAAAAATAGACTATTTGATTTGTATCTGATCCATTTTTACACATAAGAATTAGGCAGTTAGCTGCTTGCTGGTGTCTAGTTGATCCTTAGTTAATCTCACTTAGGtcttatttgttttagcttgcaGATTGTAGATTGTGACCATAATCTTCAAACTGAAATAAATATGCTAGATTGTAAAAGCATATTTATAATATAACAATCTAGCAATCCGTCTTTTACTAACTTATGCAGATTATACAATTCAACTTTCATAATTTAGCTTCTTACAATACATAATTTATAGGTTGTTTTTATAAtccacagctgaaacaaacgtATCATTATTATCAGAATTAAGCCAGCATTTTGTCCTCAGACTGCAACAGACATAATCTAGCAATCAATCATCTTTATGTACTGCTACTAGGACAAGTTTGTTCCCATCTGATTATACTCTTCTGTTGCAAGACAAGGTGAAACTCCATTACATGCCATTTTAGGTTGACTGTCAAAGCGTGAACCTCGATATTCAGGAAACAATCTTACTCAAATACAATCACAAGGCCTATTTTCAGGGAGGAAAAAAAGGTTGATACTCGAACAATGCCAAAGCCGAAACGCACGCTGGTCAAAAGTTGCGCACTTGGATTTCTTTTTCCCCCTTTTCCTCTCAACTCCTGGGAATCAACTTCCCCATTTCTCGCAGCTGATACCGGTAAGCAGACAAAAAGCTTGGTTCCAACTAACTTAACCGTCTCTCTCGCCTCTTCTACAAATAGCATCTCACtctcctctgctctgctctgctcacGAGACACACTAACCGTCACTTGGCCCAGCAAGCAATGGAGCCGAAGAGCAGCTTCAGCTTGTGTGTGGTTGCAGCCGCCGTGCTTCAGCTGCTGCTCTTGGCTCCGAGCTTGGCCGCGGCGTTCAACTACGCCGACGCGCTCGCCAAGTCCATCATCTTCTTTGAGGGCCAGCGCTCCGGCAAGCTGCCGCCCGGCAACCGCATGACCTGGCGCGGCGACTCCGGCCTCAGGGACGGCGCCCAGTACAATGTGCGTACTACGcccttcctctcttttttttccttttccttttgttgtaaagttcGCGCTTGGTGTCGTCGTCTCTTGTCTGCGAGTGACACGAAGAGGTCACGCGTGGTTGTGATTTCTTGCCTCCAGGTGGATCTGGTCGGCGGGTACTACGACGCCGGCGACAACGTCAAGTTCGGGTTGCCGATGGCGTTCACCACCACGATGCTGGCGTGGAGCGTCGTCGACTTCGGCAAGTTCATGGGCGCCGAGCTTCCCCACGCCAGGGCCGCCGTGCGCTGGGGCGCCGACTACCTTCTCAAGGCCGCCACCGCCACGCCCGACACGCTCTATGTCCAGGCACGCACGCGAACAACTCTTTTCCCAAAAGACAGGACAGCGTCTCTGTCTTGCGCCTGTGTGGACTGGTCTGGATCATGGAGTGTGACTAATCTTGCGATGACATGGCGCGCATGCAGGTGGCGGACCCGAACCAGGACCACCGGTGCTGGGAGCGACCGGAGGACATGGACACGCCGCGCAGCGTGTACGCCGTCACCAAGGACAAGCCCGGCTCCGACGTCGCCGCCGAgaccgccgccgcgctcgccgcgTCCGCCATCGTCTTCCGCCGCTCGGACCCGGCCTACTCGTCCAAGCTGCTCCACGCCGCCATGAAGGTGTTCGACTTCGCGGACCGGCACCGCGGGTCGTACAGCGACTCGCTGAGCGCGTTCGTGTGCCCGTTCTACTGCTCCTACTCCGGCTACCACGTACGTGAGCCTCCCCCGCTCTCCCACGACCACCGGCCGGCCAAATCTGCTCACCTCTGTTCTTAATCGCAATACTAAACGTGGCCAGAGTTTACCATGAATGCAAATGCAGGACGAGCTTCTGTGGGCCGCGTCGTGGCTGCACCGCGCGTCGAACAACGTGTCGTTCATGTCGTACGTGCAGGTGAACGGCATGCAGCTGggcgccggcgacgacgacTACTCCTTCAGCTGGGACGACAAGCGGGTCGGCACCAAGGTCCTCCTCTCCAAGGTTCGTTTCATCCTCTACTCTTCTCCACCTCCATGCCGGCGACCAATGCACTCCTCCAGTTCAGTGACAACTGACAACATGAACCGGACTGTGAACGCAGGGGTTCTTGAAGAAGAAGCTGCAGGGGCTGCAGCTGTACAAGGCTCACTCGGACAACTACATCTGCTCGCTGGTGCCGGGCACGAGCAGCTTCCAGTCCGGCCAGTACACGCCGGGCGGGCTCATCTACAAGGAGGGCGCGAGCAACATGCAGTACGTGACGACGGCGACGTTCTTACTGCTGGCCTACGCCAAGTACCTCCGCTCCAGCGGGGCCTCCGTCGTCTGTGGCGCCAAGGACGTCTCCCCCGCCGAGCTCGTCGCTCTGGCGAAACGGCAGGTGGACTACATCCTTGGGAAGAACCCGGCGGGGATGTCGTACATGGTGGGGTTCGGCGCGCGGTACCCGCGCCGCCTGCACCACCGCGGCGCGTCGATGCCGTCGGTGCGCGCCCACCCGGGGCGCATCGGGTGCGACGAGGGGTTCGCGTACCTGCACTCGGGCGCGGCCGACCCCAACGTGCTGGTGGGCGCCGTGGTGGGAGGGCCCGACGCGAGCGACGCCTTCGCCGACGACCGCGACAGCTACGGGCAGTCGGAGCCCGCCACGTACATCAACGCGCCGCTAGTCGGCGCGCTCGCGTTCTTCGCCGGCACCGCCAAAAGCACCAACTGAACTGAAGCTCGAGTAGTGAAGTCGAGTCGTGTCGCTGCTGTTAACGCTAGGAATCGTGTCGTGTCGAGTGTGAGTCGCGAGGCCGGAGTGTGGGAGCGCCAAGGCTCAAGATGTGGCCGAGCTCCCCCGTCAGTTGTGCCGCCGGTAGGATTGCCTGCCTAATGGCCAAGTGGACCTGGCTGTATTGCGTTTCGCTCAACCTGCTAGTTGAGCGGAATTGAAGAATTAGAATGCTTCAAATTATAATTTGTCAATGATATGGCATCACTACTAATACACTATTCATAACTCTTGAGCTTCACAGGAAATctaaaaaaaacatttcaaTTCTCAAACGAAATCGGAAAAATCCAGATTTCAGGACGGGATTAAAATCTACCGAGCCTCCAGGATAAAGGCGGAGGAACTTCCACACAACTTACGGTTACAAAACGGAAGACAGGGTAATACTGCAGAACCAGCACTATGGGCCTCAAAATCAGAGTTATGAACAAACCTTGGATCGACACAAGGGTTGCCTAGAAATGGTCTTACAGAACATAGCCAAGACAACCATCACCATTGGCATGTCTGGCTCTCGTTACCAGTCAGTAACATATCACCATTGCAGAGAAAAAAGGGCAAATTATGAATCCCCATTGTTCACGGCCTTAGTTTCACATCTCACATGGTTGGCAGGCCAGCAGATTGAGCACCATTTAGTTTGCTACCAGTAACATATCTTGAGAAACAAATGGCAACATATCTTGCAATTGAACATTTCAACATTGGACCAAATCCACATAAATTGTCAGTTTATCTCTACAATAAAATCCGCTTGTCATACTACCAAACCTAAATATTAAACAGGTCTGATAATTCAAGAAACAAAACGTGGTCCATCCAAAATTAAATTTAATTTGTTGTACATTGGGCTGCCGCCATAA
Protein-coding regions in this window:
- the LOC133895808 gene encoding endoglucanase 19-like; protein product: MEPKSSFSLCVVAAAVLQLLLLAPSLAAAFNYADALAKSIIFFEGQRSGKLPPGNRMTWRGDSGLRDGAQYNVDLVGGYYDAGDNVKFGLPMAFTTTMLAWSVVDFGKFMGAELPHARAAVRWGADYLLKAATATPDTLYVQVADPNQDHRCWERPEDMDTPRSVYAVTKDKPGSDVAAETAAALAASAIVFRRSDPAYSSKLLHAAMKVFDFADRHRGSYSDSLSAFVCPFYCSYSGYHDELLWAASWLHRASNNVSFMSYVQVNGMQLGAGDDDYSFSWDDKRVGTKVLLSKGFLKKKLQGLQLYKAHSDNYICSLVPGTSSFQSGQYTPGGLIYKEGASNMQYVTTATFLLLAYAKYLRSSGASVVCGAKDVSPAELVALAKRQVDYILGKNPAGMSYMVGFGARYPRRLHHRGASMPSVRAHPGRIGCDEGFAYLHSGAADPNVLVGAVVGGPDASDAFADDRDSYGQSEPATYINAPLVGALAFFAGTAKSTN